Proteins encoded within one genomic window of Couchioplanes caeruleus:
- a CDS encoding DUF1772 domain-containing protein, with translation MSVSVPATGVAPAPRRAMQLARAWALGAAAVAMGLIAGFFYAYACSVMIGLARVDNHTFVSTMQWINATVRNGWFAVSFFGALPLAAIAAILHLRRDARPVLPWTVAAVGLYAVAFAITMGISVPLNDELAAAGDPSAIADLSAVRAAYETTWVEWNIARTIAATAALACLVRALMVRARHAPARPTGSGGTTPPVTPAAR, from the coding sequence ATGTCGGTGTCCGTACCCGCGACCGGCGTGGCGCCTGCCCCGCGCCGTGCCATGCAGCTCGCACGCGCCTGGGCGCTGGGCGCCGCAGCGGTCGCGATGGGGCTCATCGCCGGGTTCTTCTACGCCTACGCCTGCTCGGTCATGATCGGCCTCGCCCGGGTCGACAACCACACCTTCGTCAGCACCATGCAATGGATCAATGCGACCGTGCGCAACGGCTGGTTCGCGGTCAGCTTCTTCGGCGCGCTCCCGCTGGCCGCCATCGCCGCGATCCTGCACCTGCGCCGCGACGCGCGCCCCGTCCTGCCCTGGACCGTCGCCGCGGTGGGGCTCTACGCGGTCGCGTTCGCCATCACGATGGGCATCAGCGTGCCACTCAACGACGAACTCGCCGCGGCCGGCGACCCGAGCGCCATCGCCGACCTGTCCGCCGTGCGCGCCGCGTACGAGACGACCTGGGTCGAGTGGAACATCGCCCGCACCATCGCCGCGACGGCGGCGCTCGCCTGCCTCGTCCGAGCGCTCATGGTCCGTGCCCGACACGCACCGGCCCGCCCGACCGGATCCGGAGGCACGACGCCACCGGTCACGCCGGCGGCACGGTGA
- a CDS encoding TetR/AcrR family transcriptional regulator: protein MTGQTRRGRPRAGEQAARRQAALDAALAELVAHGLDGTTMQAVAARAGCSKESLYAWFGNRDGLLSALIRRQAEQVNTAVAAALDRPTQPRTTLVAIAENLLHLLTSDASLALNRAAMANAELAALLLRHGRHTTGPLVEAFLARLAGEGRLRVDDPADAFRLLYGLVVRDAQIRALLGEPPASADRLRADARVAVDRFLALTTGTVEPPGHAQLDR from the coding sequence TTGACCGGGCAGACCCGTCGCGGCCGGCCCCGCGCCGGTGAGCAGGCGGCACGTCGCCAGGCCGCACTCGACGCGGCCCTCGCCGAACTCGTCGCCCATGGCCTCGACGGCACCACGATGCAGGCGGTCGCCGCACGCGCCGGCTGCTCGAAGGAGAGCCTGTACGCATGGTTCGGCAACCGCGACGGACTGCTGTCGGCGCTGATCCGGCGCCAGGCCGAGCAGGTCAACACAGCGGTGGCGGCGGCCCTGGACCGTCCTACTCAGCCCCGCACGACGCTCGTCGCCATCGCCGAGAACCTGCTCCACCTGCTCACCAGCGACGCGTCGCTGGCACTGAACCGGGCCGCCATGGCGAACGCCGAGCTCGCCGCGCTGCTACTGCGACACGGCCGACACACCACCGGCCCGCTGGTCGAAGCCTTCCTGGCCCGGCTGGCCGGCGAGGGCCGGCTGCGCGTCGACGACCCCGCGGACGCCTTCCGGCTCCTCTACGGCCTGGTGGTCAGAGACGCGCAGATCCGGGCCCTGCTGGGCGAGCCGCCCGCATCCGCCGATCGCCTCCGCGCCGACGCCCGGGTAGCGGTCGACCGCTTCCTCGCCCTTACCACGGGCACAGTCGAGCCCCCAGGCCACGCGCAACTCGACCGATGA